The following coding sequences are from one Thermoplasmata archaeon window:
- a CDS encoding IS630 family transposase has translation FSVDEKPQVQALERKQTVLPTGPKFVEGRSHQYKRNGTIDLFAALEILTGEVVTEFHHRHRHQEFLAFLSTLDRRAAPEFEVHVILDNLSAHMTAEVDRWLRGHPRFHLHFTPTHSSWLNAVEGWFSKLTNKGLKRGSFRSVPELQKAIRGYVESHNSASIPFVWTKSTDEILRKISKIRHLAVTAH, from the coding sequence TGTTCAGTGTCGATGAGAAGCCCCAGGTCCAAGCGCTGGAGCGCAAGCAAACAGTTCTACCGACGGGGCCCAAGTTCGTAGAGGGGCGCTCCCATCAGTACAAGCGGAACGGAACAATCGATCTGTTCGCCGCCCTCGAGATCCTCACGGGGGAAGTGGTAACGGAGTTCCACCACCGTCACCGGCATCAAGAGTTTCTGGCATTCCTGAGCACCCTGGACCGAAGAGCCGCCCCCGAGTTCGAGGTGCACGTAATCCTCGATAACCTCAGCGCGCACATGACCGCCGAGGTGGATCGGTGGCTGCGAGGTCACCCCCGATTCCACCTTCACTTCACGCCGACGCACTCGTCCTGGCTGAACGCTGTCGAGGGATGGTTTTCCAAGCTCACGAACAAGGGCCTGAAGCGGGGGAGCTTCCGAAGTGTTCCCGAGCTTCAGAAGGCGATCCGGGGGTACGTGGAGAGCCACAACTCGGCGTCGATCCCGTTCGTGTGGACCAAGTCCACCGATGAGATCCTACGCAAGATCTCCAAAATACGGCATCTGGCTGTTACAGCCCACTAG
- a CDS encoding cupin domain-containing protein has product MSTGTKSPHAPVGRGPLTVLGVTMYVRVAGDETGGSYSIMEHIFPPGGGPQFLHTHPAQESIMIREGTFEFYSKGIKGKEAARAGPGDVHHVASRGAHGLKNVGDSQGRAFIVFHPADLQEKFFIEFDRMFSKPGVVPDPARLGALFAKHELVLIERPPGM; this is encoded by the coding sequence GTGTCGACCGGTACTAAGTCCCCGCACGCGCCCGTTGGCCGCGGTCCGCTGACCGTTCTGGGAGTGACCATGTATGTACGAGTCGCCGGCGACGAGACCGGTGGATCGTACTCGATCATGGAGCACATCTTCCCGCCCGGAGGCGGTCCGCAGTTCCTCCACACTCATCCCGCTCAGGAATCCATCATGATTCGGGAGGGTACGTTTGAGTTCTATTCCAAGGGCATCAAGGGAAAGGAGGCTGCCCGGGCGGGTCCAGGCGACGTGCACCACGTCGCGTCGCGAGGGGCTCACGGTCTCAAGAATGTCGGCGATTCGCAGGGGCGGGCGTTCATAGTCTTCCACCCGGCGGACCTGCAGGAGAAGTTCTTCATTGAGTTCGACCGGATGTTCTCCAAACCCGGCGTCGTTCCCGATCCTGCTCGCCTTGGTGCGTTGTTCGCTAAGCACGAACTGGTCCTGATCGAGCGCCCTCCCGGCATGTGA